In one window of Gemmatimonadales bacterium DNA:
- a CDS encoding zinc-ribbon domain-containing protein, protein MNATCPSCQTVFRVDPAKVPAGGVRARCSVCRTVFAVGAAGEAIAAPSEAPAPAPAGAAPERTAPPAPPPAPARVSGPVAAPTPLAAAFAEIEVGSGSFIAIDEEAPPAAFTEAEIPPAPAAEAEVLPEPPAAEEAPPEPARATRPFTAPPAAPSARPLAPFAPGVRPPVVAPSRPTPAGGSAAPASPPVAPFAPPARPVAVPPPAAAPPRAAPSPDQAVTMPTPAIVIPPPGRATVPGTPGRIVNPFLVQDPQVKARRLARALISDMVSYHPAKRAQGLKDGTLKDIFREEIKKSYEEYVLQVGEDVANTTNHFQDALNEILAGGQRIF, encoded by the coding sequence ATGAACGCGACGTGTCCGAGCTGTCAGACCGTGTTTCGGGTGGATCCGGCGAAAGTGCCGGCGGGCGGGGTGCGGGCGCGTTGCTCGGTCTGCCGGACCGTGTTCGCGGTGGGTGCGGCGGGCGAGGCGATCGCGGCCCCGTCGGAGGCCCCCGCTCCCGCCCCGGCAGGCGCGGCGCCCGAGCGCACGGCGCCTCCCGCGCCGCCGCCGGCGCCCGCCAGGGTTTCGGGGCCGGTGGCGGCGCCCACGCCCCTGGCCGCCGCCTTCGCCGAGATCGAGGTCGGCTCGGGCTCCTTCATCGCGATCGACGAGGAAGCTCCGCCCGCGGCGTTCACCGAGGCCGAGATTCCTCCCGCGCCCGCCGCCGAGGCCGAGGTCCTTCCCGAGCCGCCCGCCGCCGAGGAAGCGCCCCCCGAGCCTGCTCGCGCCACCCGCCCGTTCACCGCACCTCCTGCCGCGCCGTCCGCCAGGCCACTCGCGCCGTTCGCGCCCGGCGTCCGGCCGCCCGTCGTAGCACCGTCCCGGCCCACGCCTGCGGGCGGCTCCGCGGCCCCGGCCTCGCCGCCCGTCGCCCCGTTCGCGCCTCCGGCACGGCCGGTGGCGGTCCCGCCCCCGGCGGCCGCGCCGCCGCGGGCGGCGCCCTCGCCGGACCAGGCGGTCACGATGCCCACGCCGGCCATCGTCATCCCGCCGCCCGGTCGCGCGACGGTTCCCGGCACGCCGGGGAGGATCGTCAACCCGTTCCTGGTGCAGGACCCGCAGGTCAAGGCCCGGCGCCTGGCACGCGCCCTCATCTCCGATATGGTCTCCTACCACCCGGCCAAGCGCGCCCAGGGGCTCAAGGACGGGACGCTGAAGGACATCTTCCGCGAGGAGATCAAGAAGAGCTACGAGGAGTACGTGCTCCAGGTCGGCGAAGACGTGGCCAACACCACCAACCACTTCCAGGACGCCCTCAACGAGATCCTCGCCGGGGGCCAGCGGATCTTCTGA
- a CDS encoding diguanylate cyclase — translation MSAWIAGKGFPAVAVGDPAQIEAMALRSLPALVLVDADGAAETGRALCERLKADPYTAIVPVAFLADRHSASGVHDAFRAGADEVLTPIFEPEEQRSRLDVLLTRTERNVSVHPSTRLPGTNEIEREIKRYMDAGGLFAVCYADLDHFKEFNDRYSYYDGDRVIFLLSRILHDVVRGLCGANGFVGHIGGDDFILVLPLEAAAPCCSEIITVFDLLIPFQYSDQDRRAGYFFGKDRRGTLHRVPFMTLSIGIVTNERRHFSHPAQVSELATEMKSYAKTLPGSVFVFDRRHDPDTGEGR, via the coding sequence GCGGTGGGCGACCCTGCGCAAATCGAGGCGATGGCGCTTCGCTCGCTGCCGGCGCTGGTGCTGGTGGACGCCGACGGCGCGGCCGAAACCGGCCGCGCGTTGTGCGAGCGGCTCAAGGCCGATCCCTACACGGCCATCGTGCCCGTCGCCTTCCTCGCCGACCGGCATTCGGCCAGCGGCGTGCACGACGCGTTCCGGGCCGGGGCCGACGAGGTGCTCACGCCGATCTTCGAGCCCGAGGAGCAGCGGTCGCGGCTCGACGTCCTGCTCACCCGCACGGAACGGAACGTCAGCGTCCATCCGTCCACGCGGCTGCCGGGGACGAACGAGATCGAGCGGGAGATCAAGCGGTACATGGACGCGGGCGGCCTGTTCGCCGTCTGCTACGCGGACCTGGACCACTTCAAGGAGTTCAACGACCGGTACTCGTACTACGACGGCGACCGGGTCATCTTCCTGCTGTCCCGGATTCTCCACGACGTCGTGCGCGGCCTGTGCGGGGCGAACGGGTTCGTCGGACACATCGGCGGTGACGACTTCATCCTGGTGCTGCCGCTCGAGGCCGCGGCGCCCTGCTGCAGCGAGATCATCACGGTCTTCGACCTCCTGATCCCGTTCCAGTACTCGGACCAGGACCGCCGGGCGGGGTACTTCTTCGGGAAGGATCGGCGGGGGACGCTGCACCGGGTGCCGTTCATGACGCTGTCGATCGGCATCGTCACCAACGAGCGGCGCCACTTCTCGCACCCCGCGCAGGTGAGCGAGCTGGCGACCGAGATGAAGAGCTACGCGAAGACGCTGCCCGGATCGGTGTTCGTGTTCGATCGGAGGCACGACCCGGATACTGGCGAGGGCCGATAG
- a CDS encoding glycerol-3-phosphate acyltransferase: MRYLALAVAAYLLGSLPSAYLVVRWAKGPDLRAVESGSVGALNAFRATGLGWVGVVVLILDVAKGVLAVLLAGDGAGPATQALVATMVVAGHNYPVWLRGKGGKGLAAAAGALSVITPLSVPVWGVVWGIGYALSGYIVLGTLVATAVLPLLVGVLAGWAYGGAAAPVCLLVLLRQREKVRRLLLGAEPKHYWRHRP, from the coding sequence ATGCGTTATCTCGCGCTCGCGGTGGCGGCCTACCTGTTGGGCTCGCTGCCGAGTGCGTACCTGGTGGTCCGATGGGCAAAGGGCCCCGACCTGCGCGCCGTGGAGAGCGGCAGCGTCGGAGCCCTCAATGCGTTCCGGGCCACCGGCCTGGGCTGGGTCGGCGTCGTGGTGCTGATCCTGGACGTCGCCAAGGGCGTCCTGGCCGTGCTGCTCGCGGGGGACGGGGCTGGTCCCGCCACCCAGGCGCTGGTGGCCACGATGGTGGTCGCGGGCCACAACTACCCGGTCTGGCTGCGCGGCAAGGGCGGGAAGGGCCTCGCCGCGGCCGCGGGGGCGCTCTCCGTGATCACCCCGCTGTCGGTGCCCGTGTGGGGCGTCGTTTGGGGCATCGGATACGCCCTGTCGGGCTACATCGTCCTCGGGACCCTCGTCGCCACCGCCGTTCTCCCGCTGCTCGTCGGCGTGCTGGCGGGCTGGGCGTACGGGGGCGCCGCGGCCCCGGTCTGCCTGCTCGTGCTGCTCCGCCAGAGGGAGAAGGTGCGCCGCTTGCTGCTCGGGGCGGAGCCCAAGCACTACTGGCGCCACAGGCCGTAA